One window from the genome of Hyphomonas neptunium ATCC 15444 encodes:
- the tuf gene encoding elongation factor Tu, whose amino-acid sequence MGKAKFERNKPHVNIGTIGHVDHGKTTLTAAITITLAKTGGATAKNYADIDAAPEEKARGITINTAHVEYETPARHYAHVDCPGHADYVKNMITGAAQMDGAILVCSAADGPMPQTREHILLARQVGVPALVVFLNKVDMVDDEELLELVEMEVRELLSSYNFPGDDIPIIKGSALAAVEDRNPEIGQERILELMAAVDEYIPTPERPLDKPFLMPVEDVFSISGRGTVVTGRVEQGIVKVGEEIEIVGIRPTVKTTCTGVEMFRKLLDQGQAGDNIGALLRGVDREGVERGQVLCKPGSITPHTLFEAEAYILTKEEGGRHTPFFTNYRPQFYFRTTDVTGIVKLPEDKEMVLPGDNVKMDVELINPIAMDKGLRFAIREGGRTVGAGVVSEIKK is encoded by the coding sequence ATGGGCAAGGCAAAGTTTGAGCGTAACAAGCCGCACGTAAACATTGGCACGATTGGCCACGTTGACCACGGCAAGACGACGCTGACAGCGGCGATCACGATCACGCTGGCGAAGACCGGTGGCGCGACGGCGAAGAATTACGCCGACATTGACGCGGCGCCGGAAGAGAAGGCACGCGGGATCACGATCAACACGGCGCACGTCGAGTATGAGACGCCTGCCCGTCACTATGCTCACGTCGACTGCCCCGGCCACGCGGACTATGTGAAGAACATGATCACCGGCGCGGCGCAGATGGACGGCGCGATCCTGGTGTGTTCGGCCGCTGACGGCCCGATGCCGCAGACGCGCGAGCACATCCTTCTGGCCCGCCAGGTTGGCGTGCCGGCGCTGGTGGTGTTCCTCAACAAGGTCGACATGGTCGACGATGAGGAGCTTCTGGAGCTGGTCGAGATGGAAGTGCGCGAGCTGCTTTCGTCCTACAACTTCCCTGGCGACGACATTCCGATCATCAAGGGCTCGGCTCTGGCGGCTGTTGAAGACCGCAACCCTGAAATCGGCCAGGAGCGTATCCTGGAGCTGATGGCCGCTGTGGACGAGTACATCCCGACGCCTGAGCGTCCGCTGGACAAGCCGTTCCTGATGCCGGTTGAAGACGTGTTCTCGATCTCGGGCCGCGGTACGGTTGTGACCGGCCGGGTTGAGCAGGGCATCGTCAAGGTTGGCGAAGAAATCGAGATCGTCGGCATCCGCCCGACGGTGAAGACGACCTGCACGGGCGTTGAGATGTTCCGCAAGCTGCTCGACCAGGGCCAGGCTGGCGACAACATCGGCGCGCTGCTGCGCGGTGTTGACCGTGAAGGCGTTGAGCGCGGGCAGGTTCTCTGCAAGCCGGGCTCGATCACGCCGCACACGCTGTTCGAAGCCGAAGCCTACATCCTGACGAAGGAAGAGGGTGGCCGTCACACGCCGTTCTTCACCAACTACCGTCCGCAGTTCTACTTCCGCACCACCGACGTCACCGGCATCGTGAAACTGCCTGAGGACAAAGAGATGGTTCTGCCGGGCGACAACGTGAAAATGGATGTCGAGCTGATCAACCCGATCGCCATGGACAAGGGCCTGCGCTTCGCCATCCGCGAAGGCGGCCGTACCGTCGGCGCCGGCGTCGTCTCCGAAATCAAGAAATAA
- a CDS encoding carboxymuconolactone decarboxylase family protein → MPRLPYPEDLSMFAPGGDKLLSNLAPLNVFKMLAHAPHMLKPFVSMGTAFLIKGKMDPVTRECVVLRVGYLSGALYETTQHEAIGLAVGMTPALIEAVKEGPDAKGLTEEQRIALSFTDHLVAHPHPSDAQVEAAKGHFGLAGLEELVLLIGYYMMVCRFLETFGVDIEEGGPKGTAIVDRA, encoded by the coding sequence ATGCCACGCCTGCCTTACCCCGAAGACCTCAGCATGTTCGCCCCCGGCGGCGATAAACTGCTCAGCAATCTCGCCCCGCTGAACGTTTTTAAAATGCTGGCGCATGCCCCGCACATGCTCAAACCCTTTGTTTCGATGGGCACAGCCTTCCTCATCAAGGGCAAGATGGACCCGGTAACGCGCGAATGCGTGGTGCTGCGCGTGGGCTATCTTTCGGGCGCGCTCTACGAAACGACGCAGCATGAAGCCATCGGGCTGGCCGTCGGCATGACACCGGCGCTGATCGAAGCGGTTAAGGAAGGCCCTGACGCCAAGGGGCTGACCGAGGAACAACGGATCGCGCTCAGCTTCACCGATCATCTCGTCGCCCACCCCCACCCTTCTGATGCGCAGGTTGAGGCGGCCAAGGGCCATTTCGGTCTCGCCGGGCTGGAGGAACTCGTCCTGCTGATCGGCTATTACATGATGGTCTGCCGTTTTCTCGAAACCTTCGGTGTCGACATCGAAGAAGGCGGGCCAAAGGGCACGGCCATCGTGGACCGCGCTTAG